The following proteins come from a genomic window of Amphiura filiformis chromosome 16, Afil_fr2py, whole genome shotgun sequence:
- the LOC140135930 gene encoding uncharacterized protein isoform X1: MKILLIAALLFLLLHQYASAQDTEGITITCPVTLTVGSDGRIELPQPMTLFQLQTDIDEMTYTYLGRTQTELANANVHILTGFPMGTTPVEVEITDGIEIALCTFRAVRVEPTVACPDRLNPLSPNPSSLVSFNIPAFANFPNNANVQLTYRYSNLDVDPAVNNQLLAPIQSTPGTHSLNDLPCGSNTVTVTATDNAGNTASCTFTYFRLCVVCPNPVSSTLTSTSFTRPSVTFPLGDVVTYTYTYSGGTIGTFPFNQATTHVLQGFTTGTNSVTLTVRGANGNTVTCTYIYVVTGVPIVSCPNRLNPVSPNPSSQVSFNIPVLTNFPNNANVQLEYRYSNFDVVPPVNNQLLAPIQSTPATHSLSGLSCGSNTVTITATDNAGNTASCTFTYFRLCVVCPNPVSSTLTSTSFARPSVTFPLGDVVTYTYTYNGGTIGTFSFNQATTHVLQGFTTGTNSVTLTVTSANGNSVTCSYIYIVTGVPIVACPNRLNPVSPNPSSQVSFNIPALTNFPNNANVQLAYRYSNFDVVPPVNSRLLAPIQSTPATHSLSDLSCGSNTVTVTATDNAGNTASCTFTYFRLCVVCPNPISSTLTSTSFTRPSVTFPLGDVVTYTYTYNGGTIGTFSFNQATTHVLQGFTTGTNSVTLTVTGANSNTVTCTYIYVVTGVPTVACPNRLNPVSPNPSSQVSFNIPALTNFPNNANVQLAYRYSNFDVVPIQSTPGTHSLGDLSCGSNTVTVTATDNAGNTATCTFTYFRLCVVCPNPVSSTVTSTSFARPSVTFPLGDVVTYTYIYNGGTIGTFSFNQATTHVLQGFTTGTNSVTLTVTSATNTVTCTYIYVVTGVPMVDCPNRLNPLSPNPSSQVSFNIPVLTNFPNNANVQLEYRYSNFDMVPPVNNRLLAPIQSTPASYSLGDLPCGSNTVTVTATDNAGNTASCTFTYFRLCVVCPNPVSSTLTSTSFTRPSVTFPLGDVVTYTYTYNGGTIGTFSFNQATTHVLQGFTTGTNSVTLTVTGATSNTVTCTYIYVVTGVPTVACPNPQSPNPSSQVSFNSPTLAGFPNNAYIRLTYRCTNLGSDPQINDELLATIPSTQSTHSLNNLACGSNRVTVTATDNAGNTATCTFTYFRLCDACIHSNPCLNGGECISNPDNGDFVECLFCNTGYRGLYCHIYVCDSNFCANGATCVPIDSWDYSCRCPYGYFGDYCTDRDPCHSHPCLNGGRCIGDGVVSYTCECYNGYTGRYCETRPVCLNHPCYNGGRCYPDLSTELQYRCECVGPYTGTRCEIMSGCHDNPCGVNGICQNDGWGGYTCECIRGYLGRHCSIEPVCVNNPCINGQCEAGTSGNPICICNTGYTGTYCDRSACDNYCYNGGTCEFDPSNGSTWCRCTADYQGPQCREIASFRLCDINICLNGGTCWEEPDLGPVCTCVDTYGGDLCESRIISCDERDCVHGQCIEADFARGKTSRCRCNSGWQGDQCDQSTSFQTSCSPRNPCLNGGNCQLISQYSTSFKCNCRVGYTGDLCDVRTQIVRSTAKSVMVSLWTTIIALGLCLVFGRL, translated from the exons GTATTACAATCACATGTCCTGTAACCTTAACAGTGGGTTCAGACGGCAGGATAGAACTTCCACAACCGATGACGTTGTTTCAGTTACAAACTGATATTGACGAGATGACTTACACCTACCTTGGTAGAACGCAAACTGAACTAGCGAATGCTAATGTCCATATTCTGACGGGGTTTCCGATGGGTACTACGCCTGTCGAGGTTGAGATCACCGATGGAATTGAAATAGCATTGTGCACATTTCGAGCTGTGCGTGTGG AACCAACGGTAGCCTGTCCGGACCGTCTGAATCCTTTGTCACCAAACCCCTCATCGCTGGTAAGCTTCAACATTCCAGCATTTGCAAACTTCCCGAACAATGCTAATGTCCAGCTTACATACAGATACAGCAATCTTGATGTTGACCCCGCAGTTAACAACCAACTGTTAGCACCAATTCAATCTACGCCAGGAACGCATTCTTTGAATGATCTGCCGTGTGGATCAAATACAGTGACGGTCACTGCAACTGATAATGCTGGTAATACGGCAAGCTGCACATTTACGTATTTCAGACTAT gtGTTGTCTGTCCTAATCCTGTAAGTTCGACACTAACATCAACCAGTTTCACTCGTCCTTCTGTCACGTTCCCACTTGGTGATGTTGTAACCTATACATACACCTACAGCGGTGGAACGATTGGTACATTCCCGTTCAATCAGGCTACCACACATGTTCTTCAAGGATTCACAACGGGAACGAATTCGGTAACTTTGACTGTGAGAGGTGCAAATGGAAATACAGTGACTTGTACATACATCTACGTCGTTACAGGAG TGCCAATTGTATCTTGTCCGAACCGTCTGAATCCTGTGTCACCAAACCCCTCATCGCAGGTCAGCTTCAACATTCCAGTACTCACAAACTTCCCGAACAACGCTAATGTTCAGCTGGAATACAGATATAGCAATTTTGATGTTGTCCCACCAGTTAACAACCAACTCTTGGCGCCAATTCAATCTACGCCAGCAACGCATTCATTGAGTGGTCTGTCATGTGGATCAAATACAGTAACGATCACTGCAACTGATAATGCTGGTAATACGGCAAGCTGCACATTTACGTATTTCAGACTAT GTGTTGTCTGTCCTAATCCTGTAAGTTCGACACTAACTTCAACCAGTTTCGCTCGTCCCTCTGTCACGTTCCCACTCGGTGATGTGGTAACCTATACATACACCTACAACGGTGGAACGATTGGTACATTCTCGTTCAATCAGGCTACCACACATGTTCTTCAGGGATTCACAACGGGAACAAATTCGGTAACATTGACTGTGACAAGTGCAAATGGAAATTCAGTGACTTGTTCATACATCTACATCGTTACAGGAG TGCCAATTGTAGCTTGTCCGAACCGTCTGAATCCTGTGTCACCAAACCCGTCATCGCAGGTCAGTTTCAACATACCAGCGCTTACAAACTTCCCGAACAATGCTAATGTTCAGCTGGCATACAGATACAGCAATTTTGATGTGGTCCCACCAGTTAACAGCCGACTTTTAGCGCCAATTCAATCTACGCCAGCTACGCATTCTTTGAGTGATCTGTCATGTGGATCAAATACAGTAACGGTAACTGCAACTGATAATGCTGGTAATACGGCAAGCTGCACATTTACGTATTTCAGACTAT GTGTTGTTTGTCCTAATCCTATAAGTTCGACACTAACATCAACCAGTTTCACTCGTCCTTCTGTCACGTTCCCACTCGGTGATGTTGTAACCTATACATACACCTACAATGGTGGAACGATTGGTACATTCTCGTTCAATCAAGCTACCACACATGTTCTTCAGGGATTCACAACGGGAACAAATTCGGTAACATTGACTGTGACGGGTGCAAATAGTAATACAGTGACTTGTACATACATCTACGTCGTTACAGGAG TACCAACGGTAGCCTGTCCGAACCGTCTGAATCCTGTGTCACCAAACCCGTCATCGCAGGTCAGTTTCAACATACCAGCGCTTACAAACTTCCCGAACAATGCTAATGTTCAGCTGGCATACAGATACAGCAATTTTGACGTGGTGCCAATTCAATCTACGCCAGGAACGCATTCTTTGGGTGATCTGTCATGTGGATCAAATACAGTAACGGTAACTGCAACTGATAATGCTGGTAATACGGCAACCTGCACATTTACGTATTTCAGACTAT GTGTTGTTTGTCCGAATCCTGTAAGTTCGACAGTAACATCAACCAGTTTCGCTCGTCCTTCTGTCACGTTCCCACTCGGTGATGTTGTAACCTATACATACATCTACAATGGTGGAACGATTGGTACATTCTCGTTCAATCAAGCTACCACACATGTTCTTCAGGGATTCACAACGGGAACAAATTCGGTAACTTTGACTGTGACAAGTGCCACTAATACAGTGACTTGTACATACATCTACGTCGTTACAGGAG TGCCAATGGTGGATTGTCCGAACCGTCTGAATCCTTTGTCACCAAACCCCTCATCGCAGGTCAGCTTCAACATTCCTGTACTCACAAACTTCCCGAACAACGCAAATGTTCAGCTGGAATACAGATACAGCAATTTTGATATGGTCCCACCAGTTAACAACCGACTCTTGGCGCCAATTCAATCTACGCCAGCATCGTATTCTTTGGGTGATCTGCCATGTGGATCAAACACAGTAACGGTAACTGCAACTGATAATGCTGGTAATACGGCAAGCTGCACATTTACGTATTTCAGACTAT GTGTTGTCTGTCCTAATCCTGTAAGTTCGACACTAACATCAACCAGTTTCACTCGTCCTTCTGTCACGTTCCCACTCGGAGATGTGGTAACCTATACATACACCTACAACGGTGGAACGATCGGTACATTCTCGTTCAATCAAGCCACCACACATGTTCTTCAGGGATTCACAACGGGAACAAATTCGGTAACTTTGACTGTGACGGGTGCAACTAGTAATACAGTGACTTGTACATACATCTACGTTGTTACAGGAG tACCAACTGTAGCCTGTCCGAATCCTCAGTCACCAAACCCTTCATCTCAAGTCAGCTTCAACAGTCCAACACTCGCAGGGTTTCCCAACAATGCCTACATTCGACTGACATATAGATGCACCAATTTAGGTTCCGATCCACAAATAAACGATGAATTATTGGCGACAATTCCTTCTACGCAATCAACTCATTCGTTGAATAATCTGGCATGTGGATCAAATAGAGTTACGGTCACTGCAACTGATAATGCTGGTAATACAGCAACCTGCACGTTTACGTACTTCAGGCTAT GCGATGCGTGTATTCATTCAAATCCATGTTTGAACGGAGGAGAGTGTATATCTAATCCTGATAATGGCGACTTCGTCGAATGCTTGTTCTGCAATACTGGATACCGTGGCCTGTATTGTCATATAT ATGTATGCGATTCCAACTTCTGTGCCAATGGAGCGACATGTGTTCCTATTGATTCTTGGGATTATAGTTGTAGATGTCCTTATGGCTACTTTGGCGACTACTGTACTGACC GGGATCCATGTCACAGCCATCCATGTCTCAATGGTGGACGATGTATTGGTGATGGTGTAGTATCTTATACGTGTGAATGCTATAATGGATACACCGGACGGTATTGTGAAACCA gACCCGTTTGTTTAAATCATCCATGTTACAATGGCGGCAGATGTTATCCTGATTTATCTACGGAGCTCCAATACAGATGTGAATGCGTCGGACCATACACTGGAACTAGATGTGAAATTA TGAGTGGTTGCCACGATAACCCATGCGGAGTTAATGGTATATGTCAAAATGATGGATGGGGTGGTTACACTTGTGAATGTATACGTGGTTACCTAGGAAGACATTGTAGTATTG AGCCTGTGTGTGTGAATAACCCATGTATCAATGGTCAGTGTGAAGCAGGTACAAGTGGTAACCCTATTTGTATATGCAATACCGGATATACTGGCACCTACTGTGATA GATCCGCATGTGATAACTACTGTTATAACGGAGGTACATGTGAATTTGATCCGAGTAACGGCAGTACTTGGTGCAGATGCACTGCAGACTATCAGGGACCACAGTGCCGTGAAATTG CCTCGTTCCGATTATGCGATATTAATATTTGCTTGAATGGCGGCACATGCTGGGAAGAACCCGATTTGGGTCCTGTTTGCACATGTGTGGACACATATGGTGGCGATTTATGCGAGAGCA GAATCATTAGCTGTGATGAACGTGATTGTGTGCATGGACAGTGCATAGAAGCTGACTTTGCCAGAGGAAAAACATCACGTTGTAGATGTAATTCTGGATGGCAGGGTGACCAATGTGATCAAAGTACAA GCTTTCAAACCTCTTGCTCGCCTCGTAATCCATGCCTGAACGGCGGCAACTGCCAACTCATCTCACAATATAGTACCAGTTTCAAGTGTAACTGTCGAGTGGGTTACACAGGGGACTTATGTGATGTACGAA CTCAAATCGTCAGATCAACAGCTAAGTCTGTCATGGTTTCACTTTGGACCACCATAATTGCCTTAGGGCTGTGCCTTGTTTTTGGAAGATTGTAA
- the LOC140135930 gene encoding uncharacterized protein isoform X4: MKILLIAALLFLLLHQYASAQDTEGITITCPVTLTVGSDGRIELPQPMTLFQLQTDIDEMTYTYLGRTQTELANANVHILTGFPMGTTPVEVEITDGIEIALCTFRAVRVEPTVACPDRLNPLSPNPSSLVSFNIPAFANFPNNANVQLTYRYSNLDVDPAVNNQLLAPIQSTPGTHSLNDLPCGSNTVTVTATDNAGNTASCTFTYFRLCVVCPNPVSSTLTSTSFTRPSVTFPLGDVVTYTYTYSGGTIGTFPFNQATTHVLQGFTTGTNSVTLTVRGANGNTVTCTYIYVVTGVPIVSCPNRLNPVSPNPSSQVSFNIPVLTNFPNNANVQLEYRYSNFDVVPPVNNQLLAPIQSTPATHSLSGLSCGSNTVTITATDNAGNTASCTFTYFRLCVVCPNPVSSTLTSTSFARPSVTFPLGDVVTYTYTYNGGTIGTFSFNQATTHVLQGFTTGTNSVTLTVTSANGNSVTCSYIYIVTGVPIVACPNRLNPVSPNPSSQVSFNIPALTNFPNNANVQLAYRYSNFDVVPPVNSRLLAPIQSTPATHSLSDLSCGSNTVTVTATDNAGNTASCTFTYFRLCVVCPNPVSSTVTSTSFARPSVTFPLGDVVTYTYIYNGGTIGTFSFNQATTHVLQGFTTGTNSVTLTVTSATNTVTCTYIYVVTGVPMVDCPNRLNPLSPNPSSQVSFNIPVLTNFPNNANVQLEYRYSNFDMVPPVNNRLLAPIQSTPASYSLGDLPCGSNTVTVTATDNAGNTASCTFTYFRLCVVCPNPVSSTLTSTSFTRPSVTFPLGDVVTYTYTYNGGTIGTFSFNQATTHVLQGFTTGTNSVTLTVTGATSNTVTCTYIYVVTGVPTVACPNPQSPNPSSQVSFNSPTLAGFPNNAYIRLTYRCTNLGSDPQINDELLATIPSTQSTHSLNNLACGSNRVTVTATDNAGNTATCTFTYFRLCDACIHSNPCLNGGECISNPDNGDFVECLFCNTGYRGLYCHIYVCDSNFCANGATCVPIDSWDYSCRCPYGYFGDYCTDRDPCHSHPCLNGGRCIGDGVVSYTCECYNGYTGRYCETRPVCLNHPCYNGGRCYPDLSTELQYRCECVGPYTGTRCEIMSGCHDNPCGVNGICQNDGWGGYTCECIRGYLGRHCSIEPVCVNNPCINGQCEAGTSGNPICICNTGYTGTYCDRSACDNYCYNGGTCEFDPSNGSTWCRCTADYQGPQCREIASFRLCDINICLNGGTCWEEPDLGPVCTCVDTYGGDLCESRIISCDERDCVHGQCIEADFARGKTSRCRCNSGWQGDQCDQSTSFQTSCSPRNPCLNGGNCQLISQYSTSFKCNCRVGYTGDLCDVRTQIVRSTAKSVMVSLWTTIIALGLCLVFGRL; encoded by the exons GTATTACAATCACATGTCCTGTAACCTTAACAGTGGGTTCAGACGGCAGGATAGAACTTCCACAACCGATGACGTTGTTTCAGTTACAAACTGATATTGACGAGATGACTTACACCTACCTTGGTAGAACGCAAACTGAACTAGCGAATGCTAATGTCCATATTCTGACGGGGTTTCCGATGGGTACTACGCCTGTCGAGGTTGAGATCACCGATGGAATTGAAATAGCATTGTGCACATTTCGAGCTGTGCGTGTGG AACCAACGGTAGCCTGTCCGGACCGTCTGAATCCTTTGTCACCAAACCCCTCATCGCTGGTAAGCTTCAACATTCCAGCATTTGCAAACTTCCCGAACAATGCTAATGTCCAGCTTACATACAGATACAGCAATCTTGATGTTGACCCCGCAGTTAACAACCAACTGTTAGCACCAATTCAATCTACGCCAGGAACGCATTCTTTGAATGATCTGCCGTGTGGATCAAATACAGTGACGGTCACTGCAACTGATAATGCTGGTAATACGGCAAGCTGCACATTTACGTATTTCAGACTAT gtGTTGTCTGTCCTAATCCTGTAAGTTCGACACTAACATCAACCAGTTTCACTCGTCCTTCTGTCACGTTCCCACTTGGTGATGTTGTAACCTATACATACACCTACAGCGGTGGAACGATTGGTACATTCCCGTTCAATCAGGCTACCACACATGTTCTTCAAGGATTCACAACGGGAACGAATTCGGTAACTTTGACTGTGAGAGGTGCAAATGGAAATACAGTGACTTGTACATACATCTACGTCGTTACAGGAG TGCCAATTGTATCTTGTCCGAACCGTCTGAATCCTGTGTCACCAAACCCCTCATCGCAGGTCAGCTTCAACATTCCAGTACTCACAAACTTCCCGAACAACGCTAATGTTCAGCTGGAATACAGATATAGCAATTTTGATGTTGTCCCACCAGTTAACAACCAACTCTTGGCGCCAATTCAATCTACGCCAGCAACGCATTCATTGAGTGGTCTGTCATGTGGATCAAATACAGTAACGATCACTGCAACTGATAATGCTGGTAATACGGCAAGCTGCACATTTACGTATTTCAGACTAT GTGTTGTCTGTCCTAATCCTGTAAGTTCGACACTAACTTCAACCAGTTTCGCTCGTCCCTCTGTCACGTTCCCACTCGGTGATGTGGTAACCTATACATACACCTACAACGGTGGAACGATTGGTACATTCTCGTTCAATCAGGCTACCACACATGTTCTTCAGGGATTCACAACGGGAACAAATTCGGTAACATTGACTGTGACAAGTGCAAATGGAAATTCAGTGACTTGTTCATACATCTACATCGTTACAGGAG TGCCAATTGTAGCTTGTCCGAACCGTCTGAATCCTGTGTCACCAAACCCGTCATCGCAGGTCAGTTTCAACATACCAGCGCTTACAAACTTCCCGAACAATGCTAATGTTCAGCTGGCATACAGATACAGCAATTTTGATGTGGTCCCACCAGTTAACAGCCGACTTTTAGCGCCAATTCAATCTACGCCAGCTACGCATTCTTTGAGTGATCTGTCATGTGGATCAAATACAGTAACGGTAACTGCAACTGATAATGCTGGTAATACGGCAAGCTGCACATTTACGTATTTCAGACTAT GTGTTGTTTGTCCGAATCCTGTAAGTTCGACAGTAACATCAACCAGTTTCGCTCGTCCTTCTGTCACGTTCCCACTCGGTGATGTTGTAACCTATACATACATCTACAATGGTGGAACGATTGGTACATTCTCGTTCAATCAAGCTACCACACATGTTCTTCAGGGATTCACAACGGGAACAAATTCGGTAACTTTGACTGTGACAAGTGCCACTAATACAGTGACTTGTACATACATCTACGTCGTTACAGGAG TGCCAATGGTGGATTGTCCGAACCGTCTGAATCCTTTGTCACCAAACCCCTCATCGCAGGTCAGCTTCAACATTCCTGTACTCACAAACTTCCCGAACAACGCAAATGTTCAGCTGGAATACAGATACAGCAATTTTGATATGGTCCCACCAGTTAACAACCGACTCTTGGCGCCAATTCAATCTACGCCAGCATCGTATTCTTTGGGTGATCTGCCATGTGGATCAAACACAGTAACGGTAACTGCAACTGATAATGCTGGTAATACGGCAAGCTGCACATTTACGTATTTCAGACTAT GTGTTGTCTGTCCTAATCCTGTAAGTTCGACACTAACATCAACCAGTTTCACTCGTCCTTCTGTCACGTTCCCACTCGGAGATGTGGTAACCTATACATACACCTACAACGGTGGAACGATCGGTACATTCTCGTTCAATCAAGCCACCACACATGTTCTTCAGGGATTCACAACGGGAACAAATTCGGTAACTTTGACTGTGACGGGTGCAACTAGTAATACAGTGACTTGTACATACATCTACGTTGTTACAGGAG tACCAACTGTAGCCTGTCCGAATCCTCAGTCACCAAACCCTTCATCTCAAGTCAGCTTCAACAGTCCAACACTCGCAGGGTTTCCCAACAATGCCTACATTCGACTGACATATAGATGCACCAATTTAGGTTCCGATCCACAAATAAACGATGAATTATTGGCGACAATTCCTTCTACGCAATCAACTCATTCGTTGAATAATCTGGCATGTGGATCAAATAGAGTTACGGTCACTGCAACTGATAATGCTGGTAATACAGCAACCTGCACGTTTACGTACTTCAGGCTAT GCGATGCGTGTATTCATTCAAATCCATGTTTGAACGGAGGAGAGTGTATATCTAATCCTGATAATGGCGACTTCGTCGAATGCTTGTTCTGCAATACTGGATACCGTGGCCTGTATTGTCATATAT ATGTATGCGATTCCAACTTCTGTGCCAATGGAGCGACATGTGTTCCTATTGATTCTTGGGATTATAGTTGTAGATGTCCTTATGGCTACTTTGGCGACTACTGTACTGACC GGGATCCATGTCACAGCCATCCATGTCTCAATGGTGGACGATGTATTGGTGATGGTGTAGTATCTTATACGTGTGAATGCTATAATGGATACACCGGACGGTATTGTGAAACCA gACCCGTTTGTTTAAATCATCCATGTTACAATGGCGGCAGATGTTATCCTGATTTATCTACGGAGCTCCAATACAGATGTGAATGCGTCGGACCATACACTGGAACTAGATGTGAAATTA TGAGTGGTTGCCACGATAACCCATGCGGAGTTAATGGTATATGTCAAAATGATGGATGGGGTGGTTACACTTGTGAATGTATACGTGGTTACCTAGGAAGACATTGTAGTATTG AGCCTGTGTGTGTGAATAACCCATGTATCAATGGTCAGTGTGAAGCAGGTACAAGTGGTAACCCTATTTGTATATGCAATACCGGATATACTGGCACCTACTGTGATA GATCCGCATGTGATAACTACTGTTATAACGGAGGTACATGTGAATTTGATCCGAGTAACGGCAGTACTTGGTGCAGATGCACTGCAGACTATCAGGGACCACAGTGCCGTGAAATTG CCTCGTTCCGATTATGCGATATTAATATTTGCTTGAATGGCGGCACATGCTGGGAAGAACCCGATTTGGGTCCTGTTTGCACATGTGTGGACACATATGGTGGCGATTTATGCGAGAGCA GAATCATTAGCTGTGATGAACGTGATTGTGTGCATGGACAGTGCATAGAAGCTGACTTTGCCAGAGGAAAAACATCACGTTGTAGATGTAATTCTGGATGGCAGGGTGACCAATGTGATCAAAGTACAA GCTTTCAAACCTCTTGCTCGCCTCGTAATCCATGCCTGAACGGCGGCAACTGCCAACTCATCTCACAATATAGTACCAGTTTCAAGTGTAACTGTCGAGTGGGTTACACAGGGGACTTATGTGATGTACGAA CTCAAATCGTCAGATCAACAGCTAAGTCTGTCATGGTTTCACTTTGGACCACCATAATTGCCTTAGGGCTGTGCCTTGTTTTTGGAAGATTGTAA